The Spirosoma radiotolerans genome has a window encoding:
- a CDS encoding ion transporter: protein MKSTGPPKLTLHQLIMLVLSVYVVIALLIRELVPMYEQNRQLLDQIDTGICLYFLYDFFLRLYQADDKWKFLQWGWIDLLASIPALDWFRLGQLVRVVRILRMVRSFRSIRDFLHYLFRDRANGTLAVVLLSSVLLMIFGAIAILYAERVPDANIKTPSDALWWAFVTITTVGYGDRFPVTTFGRLIAAVLMIAGVGLFGTFTGYVANFFVEDDQEQTENEIQTLIGEVRQLRQKIEELEKRL, encoded by the coding sequence ATGAAGTCGACTGGTCCGCCAAAGCTAACCCTGCATCAACTCATCATGCTGGTCTTGTCGGTGTATGTTGTCATTGCGCTGCTGATTCGGGAATTGGTGCCCATGTACGAGCAAAACAGGCAATTACTCGACCAGATCGACACCGGCATTTGTCTTTACTTTTTATATGATTTCTTTTTAAGACTTTATCAGGCCGACGATAAATGGAAATTTCTGCAGTGGGGCTGGATTGATTTACTGGCCAGTATTCCCGCCCTTGACTGGTTCAGGCTGGGGCAGTTGGTGCGGGTCGTTCGCATCCTGCGCATGGTGCGGTCGTTCCGGTCTATCCGCGACTTTCTTCATTACCTTTTCCGCGACAGAGCCAACGGGACGCTGGCCGTCGTTTTGCTCAGTTCCGTTCTGCTAATGATTTTTGGTGCCATCGCCATTCTCTACGCCGAACGCGTGCCGGATGCCAACATCAAAACCCCGTCGGATGCGCTTTGGTGGGCGTTCGTAACCATTACAACCGTTGGGTATGGCGACCGCTTTCCGGTTACAACTTTTGGTCGCCTGATTGCAGCTGTCCTGATGATTGCCGGTGTGGGGCTTTTTGGCACCTTTACCGGCTATGTAGCCAATTTTTTCGTTGAGGACGATCAGGAACAGACCGAAAACGAAATACAAACCCTGATTGGCGAAGTCCGGCAGCTCCGGCAGAAAATTGAGGAGCTGGAGAAGAGGCTGTAA
- a CDS encoding polysaccharide deacetylase family protein yields the protein MPRLLLLLMLVSWANATAFAQLTAYRVFFGITNQPPRQVVLRQWRQDGQTHYLTLNPKTLETALVNLPENQVKALAWPATLQTVIETPYGRALRLEQQRDTHLQDAGIERTDTTERGFSLTIDLCPSTKPLTRSVFEQLIRAFEPEEKPIPVTITITGLWMENHAQDLAYLKDLVSRGDLAITWVNHSFHHRYNPQLPLAINFMLEASTNISDEVLLNEQAMLRNGLKPSIFFRFPGLVSDKGVFDRILAFGLLPIGSDAWLAKNQQPRQGSLVLIHANGNEPVGIADFITLIRNKSSFIRNKTWLLYDLPESVASEK from the coding sequence GTGCCCCGCCTTTTACTTTTATTGATGCTGGTTAGCTGGGCCAATGCAACTGCATTCGCCCAACTAACCGCTTATCGGGTATTTTTTGGCATTACTAACCAGCCACCCCGTCAGGTCGTGCTGCGCCAGTGGCGTCAGGACGGTCAAACTCACTACCTGACACTGAATCCGAAAACCCTTGAAACTGCCCTGGTCAACTTGCCCGAGAATCAGGTAAAGGCTCTAGCCTGGCCCGCCACCCTACAAACTGTGATCGAAACTCCTTACGGCCGGGCATTACGCCTGGAGCAGCAACGGGACACTCATTTACAGGATGCTGGTATTGAGCGAACCGACACGACCGAACGGGGTTTCAGCCTGACAATAGACCTGTGTCCGTCGACCAAACCCCTGACGCGGTCGGTATTCGAGCAGTTGATCCGTGCGTTCGAGCCGGAAGAGAAACCCATTCCCGTAACGATTACCATCACAGGCCTTTGGATGGAGAACCATGCCCAGGATCTGGCTTACTTGAAAGACCTGGTCAGTCGGGGCGATTTGGCCATTACGTGGGTCAACCACTCGTTTCATCACCGCTACAACCCACAGTTACCGCTGGCGATCAACTTCATGCTTGAAGCGTCTACCAATATCAGTGATGAGGTTTTGCTGAATGAACAGGCTATGTTACGAAACGGGCTGAAACCATCCATTTTCTTCAGGTTTCCGGGTCTGGTTTCCGACAAAGGTGTTTTTGACCGGATCTTAGCGTTTGGCCTGTTACCCATTGGCAGTGATGCGTGGCTGGCTAAAAATCAACAGCCCAGACAAGGAAGTCTGGTGCTGATTCATGCCAATGGAAACGAACCAGTAGGGATCGCTGATTTTATCACATTGATCAGGAACAAGTCTTCGTTTATTCGTAACAAAACGTGGCTGCTCTATGATCTTCCCGAAAGCGTAGCCAGCGAGAAATGA
- a CDS encoding GNAT family N-acetyltransferase: MNETSIKNNTHHHRFELETDGKLSIVEYQQVDDETLALTHTEVDPSLEGHGVGSKLVEGVLQYIEQHDQKIVPLCPFVSVFLKRHPDWNRLVSTAYSVNDF, from the coding sequence ATGAACGAAACCTCCATCAAAAATAATACCCATCACCATCGCTTCGAGTTAGAAACAGATGGGAAACTCTCCATTGTGGAATACCAGCAGGTCGATGATGAAACCCTCGCGCTGACGCATACAGAGGTCGATCCCAGCCTGGAAGGGCATGGCGTTGGCTCTAAGCTAGTGGAAGGCGTCTTGCAGTACATTGAGCAGCACGACCAGAAAATCGTGCCCCTTTGTCCGTTTGTGAGTGTTTTCCTGAAACGCCATCCCGACTGGAATCGATTGGTGTCAACAGCTTATTCGGTCAACGATTTTTGA
- a CDS encoding helix-turn-helix transcriptional regulator, producing the protein MNRLDRLTAILIHLQTKRVVRAQELANRFGISLRTVYRDVRSLEEAGVPIGAEAGVGYFLTDYHLPPVMFTTAEASALLMGGKLVEKWADQSVKTKFESALFKIKSVLKRTDQEHLDDLDAHINVAKPPTQVPYSDELLTDIQQAIAGHQVLTLQYHSQYNDAETQRDVEPVGLYHYNMGWHLIAFCRTRQDYRDFRVDRIRQLTNSGEYYSRRNRLTLQEYLDRMGTTDMPTVAVTVLFRKAVTRFLQQEKHTFGYQRQDDLGDYVRIHFQTPYVEGLARWLLMYGQSATIEQPDMLRNRILTLAEEIQAHYSEQTAVHMP; encoded by the coding sequence ATGAACCGTCTTGACCGCCTGACCGCCATCCTGATTCATCTGCAAACCAAGCGCGTTGTCCGGGCTCAGGAATTGGCTAACCGCTTTGGCATTAGCCTGCGAACCGTTTATCGCGACGTTCGCTCCCTGGAAGAAGCGGGTGTCCCGATTGGTGCCGAAGCAGGTGTCGGGTATTTTCTGACCGATTACCACCTGCCTCCCGTGATGTTTACAACGGCCGAAGCCAGCGCCCTGCTGATGGGGGGCAAGTTAGTGGAAAAGTGGGCCGACCAATCCGTAAAAACAAAGTTTGAATCCGCTCTTTTCAAGATAAAATCGGTTCTTAAACGCACGGACCAGGAACATCTGGACGACCTCGACGCCCACATCAATGTGGCCAAGCCGCCTACTCAGGTGCCTTACTCAGATGAGTTGCTCACCGATATCCAACAGGCCATTGCCGGGCATCAGGTGCTAACGCTCCAGTATCATTCGCAATACAACGATGCCGAAACCCAGCGCGACGTTGAGCCTGTAGGCCTTTATCATTACAATATGGGCTGGCACCTGATTGCGTTCTGCCGAACACGCCAGGACTACCGCGATTTCCGCGTCGACCGCATTCGTCAGCTCACCAATTCAGGTGAGTACTATTCACGACGTAATCGGCTAACGCTTCAGGAATACCTGGATCGAATGGGTACGACCGACATGCCTACGGTGGCCGTAACTGTGTTGTTTCGCAAAGCCGTTACCCGATTTTTACAGCAGGAGAAACACACGTTTGGCTATCAGCGTCAAGACGACCTGGGCGATTATGTTCGGATACATTTCCAGACACCTTATGTAGAAGGATTAGCCAGATGGCTGCTTATGTACGGCCAGTCAGCAACGATTGAACAACCCGACATGCTTCGAAATCGAATCCTCACCTTAGCAGAAGAAATACAGGCCCACTACAGCGAACAGACCGCCGTGCACATGCCATAG
- a CDS encoding response regulator, with protein sequence MSQQFPILLVDDDPLIAEVLQRASVSSFPEASFIHVSSFEEAKTYIEELEGKGPKIVLLDIDLQDKVDGLDFLALVRAHPKGRVLPVVMLSASKTPSLVERAYSFGASSFTLKPFSYTDWKTYLSNLKKYWYETVTLLDVRHYKEG encoded by the coding sequence ATGTCTCAGCAATTCCCCATTTTATTAGTAGACGACGACCCATTGATTGCGGAGGTTTTACAGAGAGCTTCGGTAAGCAGCTTTCCGGAAGCTTCTTTTATTCACGTGAGTAGCTTTGAGGAGGCCAAAACGTATATTGAAGAGCTGGAAGGTAAAGGCCCGAAAATAGTCTTGCTGGATATTGATTTACAGGATAAAGTTGATGGGCTGGATTTTCTGGCGTTGGTAAGAGCGCATCCCAAAGGGCGCGTATTGCCCGTGGTTATGCTCTCAGCCAGTAAGACGCCCAGTCTGGTTGAACGGGCTTATTCATTTGGAGCCTCATCGTTTACACTCAAGCCGTTTAGCTATACCGACTGGAAAACCTATTTAAGCAATCTTAAAAAGTACTGGTATGAAACGGTTACCTTACTGGATGTCAGACATTACAAAGAAGGGTAA
- a CDS encoding gluconate 2-dehydrogenase subunit 3 family protein, with the protein MQRRSVLKNLAMTIGGLVSLPAWASGWTPDSLGAISTLSVDNEALLADIVETFIPETATPGAKSLNVHKFAMRMINDCYGEAAQTTLQQGLALVDSTAQQTYNKPFSNGDAAQRMDVLTKVSASTDPTGKAFVDMVKKLTIQGYMNSEYYLVNVEKFNMAPGFYHGCVPVSKLAVNGSK; encoded by the coding sequence ATGCAAAGACGTTCTGTATTAAAGAACTTAGCCATGACCATTGGTGGGCTGGTCAGTTTACCCGCCTGGGCCTCTGGCTGGACACCCGATTCGCTGGGAGCTATTTCTACTTTATCCGTCGATAACGAAGCGCTTCTGGCCGACATTGTGGAAACTTTCATTCCCGAAACAGCTACTCCCGGCGCCAAATCGCTTAATGTACACAAATTCGCCATGCGGATGATTAACGATTGCTATGGCGAAGCGGCTCAGACAACGCTTCAGCAGGGACTTGCGCTGGTCGATTCCACAGCGCAGCAAACGTATAACAAGCCCTTCTCAAATGGCGATGCTGCGCAACGCATGGATGTGCTGACTAAAGTAAGTGCATCTACAGACCCAACGGGTAAAGCCTTTGTCGACATGGTCAAAAAATTGACTATTCAGGGCTATATGAATTCCGAATATTACCTAGTTAATGTCGAGAAGTTCAACATGGCACCCGGTTTCTATCACGGCTGCGTCCCTGTTTCCAAGCTGGCTGTCAACGGCAGTAAGTAG
- a CDS encoding GMC oxidoreductase, whose amino-acid sequence MSFLNIDSVKDRTFDAIVVGSGISGGWAAKELTGKGLRTLVLERGRDVKHITDYPTTMMQPWEFAHLGQLSKEYIDANPVASRCYANREDATHFFVKDAEHPYVQEKPFDWIRGYHVGGKSLMWARGTQRWSDYDFDGPARDGFAVDWPIRYADIAPWYSYVEKFAGISGNKDGLAALPDGEFLPPHEQSCVEKHFTDQMAKRYNGTRPVIIGRCAHLTKPQPIHYQQGRAQCQNRSLCQRGCPYGGYFSSNSSTLPWAAKTGKMTLRPDSVVHSIIYDEKLGKASGVRVVDAHTKEMTEYYAKIIFLNAACLNTNLVLLNSKSSRFPNGLGNDNGLLGKYVAFHNFRTTISAEHEGFQDTTTEGIRPNGSYIPRFRNVFKQETDFLRGYAAGFGSSRATSVDTSAMGEDLKASLMQPKYGNWRVSSHMMGETIPKETNYVALDSALTDAWGIPQLKISVGYDDNDEKMIADFHEQMTEMLTVAGFTNIRTHDKPDKAPGLDIHEMGGVRMGKDPKTSMLNKWNQLHTCKNVFVTDGACMTSTSTQNPSLTFMAITARAADHAVKEMKKGLL is encoded by the coding sequence ATGTCTTTTTTAAACATAGATTCGGTTAAAGACCGCACCTTCGACGCCATTGTGGTTGGTTCGGGAATTAGTGGCGGCTGGGCAGCCAAAGAATTGACCGGCAAAGGATTACGCACGCTCGTTCTGGAGCGTGGCCGGGATGTCAAACATATTACCGATTATCCTACCACCATGATGCAGCCCTGGGAGTTTGCGCACCTGGGCCAGTTGTCAAAAGAATATATTGATGCCAATCCGGTTGCCAGCCGGTGCTACGCCAACAGAGAGGACGCCACGCATTTTTTCGTTAAAGATGCCGAGCATCCCTACGTGCAGGAGAAACCCTTCGACTGGATTCGGGGCTATCATGTCGGGGGTAAATCGCTGATGTGGGCGCGGGGAACGCAACGCTGGTCGGACTATGACTTTGACGGTCCCGCCCGCGACGGGTTTGCCGTAGACTGGCCCATTCGCTACGCCGACATTGCTCCGTGGTACAGTTACGTAGAAAAATTTGCGGGTATATCGGGGAACAAAGATGGGCTGGCGGCCTTGCCCGATGGCGAATTTCTGCCTCCACACGAGCAATCCTGCGTAGAAAAACACTTCACCGACCAGATGGCGAAACGGTATAACGGCACCCGGCCGGTGATCATTGGCCGTTGCGCCCACCTGACCAAACCGCAACCTATTCACTATCAGCAGGGCCGTGCTCAATGTCAGAATCGGTCATTATGCCAGCGGGGCTGTCCATACGGCGGTTATTTCAGCAGCAATTCGTCTACCCTACCCTGGGCCGCGAAAACAGGCAAAATGACCCTGCGCCCCGATTCGGTCGTGCATTCGATTATTTACGACGAGAAGCTGGGCAAGGCATCGGGCGTTCGCGTGGTTGATGCGCATACGAAGGAGATGACCGAGTATTATGCCAAGATTATCTTCCTGAACGCGGCCTGCCTGAACACTAATCTGGTTCTGCTGAACTCTAAATCCAGCCGTTTTCCGAACGGCTTGGGAAATGATAATGGACTGCTGGGTAAATATGTAGCCTTCCATAACTTCCGTACCACCATATCGGCTGAGCACGAAGGCTTCCAGGATACAACAACCGAGGGTATTCGTCCCAACGGTAGCTACATTCCCCGCTTCCGCAACGTGTTCAAGCAGGAAACCGACTTCCTGCGTGGCTACGCAGCAGGTTTCGGCTCCAGCCGCGCTACCAGCGTCGATACGTCTGCCATGGGTGAAGACCTGAAAGCAAGTCTGATGCAACCTAAATATGGTAACTGGCGGGTGAGCTCCCACATGATGGGCGAGACCATTCCAAAAGAAACGAACTACGTTGCGCTCGACTCCGCCCTGACCGATGCCTGGGGGATTCCACAACTGAAAATCTCGGTTGGGTACGATGACAATGACGAGAAGATGATTGCCGACTTTCATGAGCAAATGACGGAAATGCTGACGGTGGCTGGCTTCACAAACATCCGGACACATGACAAGCCAGATAAAGCACCGGGCCTCGACATCCACGAAATGGGTGGTGTTCGCATGGGGAAAGATCCTAAAACATCCATGCTGAACAAGTGGAACCAACTTCACACCTGCAAAAACGTGTTCGTGACGGATGGAGCCTGCATGACCTCAACCAGTACCCAAAATCCATCGCTCACCTTCATGGCCATCACCGCACGCGCGGCCGACCACGCTGTGAAAGAAATGAAGAAGGGACTTTTGTAA
- a CDS encoding family 20 glycosylhydrolase, which yields MRSYSFLLLLFGLPFFINCSQTNTRETPTSTNASKPLTITLELADNNYQNQGRSRSVLTLTNTGSEDLPATGWKLFFNGGNPTSLDASVAQVKLFNGDLHYISPGPKFSKLEPGKSTTIQVLAGKIRNKTDFPVGFYLVLDKNPEQAYPVDVAIKSGTIYEKSDRLLAEKIFDQNEKIKAIPDDKLPKIFPTPVSYQEKGTPFLLDNQVVIVTDKAFDREADYLANSLKTVIGKKPAVQTNGNGKTITLRKNPSLAAEGYALHIGSDGVVLTASSGAGIFYGIQSLQTLLPAAALSGKAGSVSLPGLDATDAPRFPYRAFMMDMARNFQPKSEVLKVLDAMALYKLNTFHFHFSEDEGWRVEMPSLPELTAVGAKRAHTTDPTKNLIPSYGSGPDLSNPSGTGFYSKADFVEILKYARDRHIVVIPEIESPGHARAAIKAMNARYQRFMKAGNKTEAERYLLQDVADKSVYRSVQGWDDNVIDVSLPSAYTFLERVVDDLRGMYKEAGAPLQTIHFGGDEVPGGVWEKSPSVQKLIASNPSVKNTDDLWYYYFGKVNQLLKSRQLFLSGWEEIGLKKVKQNGRVKWVPNETFAGENFRVNVWKNSPGSGAEDLAYRMANAGYKVILTGVTHMYLDLAYNQLSEEPGQYWGGYVDIDKPFYFIPYDYLRNLKDDNTGNRINPSLIKSREVLTAKGKANIVGIEAPLWSETNRNPQQFEYKMFPKLLAVAERAWAKDPAWAKETNEAKSEQLYDQAWSEFISQVGKRELPRLDVYAGGYEYRIPPVGAKVINGKVAANVQFPGLTIRYTMDGTEPTAQSPVYTEPVASSGPVKFKVFNAVGRSGQTVTISK from the coding sequence ATGAGATCGTATTCTTTCCTGTTGCTCCTGTTTGGCCTACCCTTTTTCATTAATTGCTCTCAAACCAACACTCGTGAAACGCCGACGTCGACGAATGCGTCGAAGCCACTAACGATCACGCTTGAGCTGGCGGACAACAACTACCAAAATCAGGGACGTTCCCGCTCCGTGCTGACCCTCACGAATACGGGTAGTGAAGACTTGCCTGCTACTGGCTGGAAGCTGTTTTTTAATGGCGGCAATCCAACTAGTCTGGATGCCTCGGTGGCTCAGGTCAAGCTCTTCAACGGCGATTTACACTACATCAGCCCAGGACCGAAGTTTTCAAAACTAGAACCCGGCAAATCGACAACCATACAGGTCCTGGCCGGAAAAATCCGGAACAAGACCGACTTCCCCGTTGGGTTTTATCTGGTGCTGGATAAGAATCCAGAGCAGGCCTACCCTGTTGACGTAGCCATAAAATCAGGTACGATCTACGAAAAATCGGACAGACTATTAGCCGAAAAGATTTTTGACCAGAATGAGAAAATCAAGGCAATCCCCGACGATAAACTGCCCAAGATATTCCCTACCCCGGTTTCGTATCAGGAAAAAGGAACGCCGTTTCTGCTGGACAATCAGGTAGTTATTGTCACCGATAAAGCCTTTGATCGGGAAGCTGATTATTTAGCCAACAGTCTGAAGACGGTCATTGGTAAGAAACCCGCTGTTCAGACGAATGGGAATGGAAAAACGATCACACTCCGTAAAAATCCATCGCTCGCTGCCGAAGGGTACGCGTTGCATATTGGCTCAGATGGCGTAGTGCTCACAGCCTCGTCGGGCGCGGGTATTTTTTACGGGATTCAGTCGTTGCAAACCCTTCTTCCGGCAGCCGCCCTGTCGGGTAAGGCCGGATCGGTCAGTTTACCGGGACTGGATGCAACCGATGCGCCCCGCTTTCCTTACCGGGCGTTTATGATGGACATGGCTCGGAATTTCCAGCCCAAGTCAGAGGTCCTTAAAGTGCTGGACGCGATGGCGTTGTACAAGCTCAACACCTTCCATTTTCACTTTAGCGAAGACGAAGGCTGGCGGGTAGAGATGCCTTCGTTACCCGAACTGACCGCTGTTGGTGCCAAACGCGCCCACACCACCGACCCCACTAAAAACCTGATTCCCTCCTATGGCTCCGGCCCCGATTTGTCGAACCCATCCGGCACGGGCTTCTACAGCAAAGCTGATTTTGTCGAGATTCTGAAGTACGCCCGCGACCGCCACATTGTGGTGATTCCCGAAATTGAATCACCGGGACACGCCCGGGCCGCTATCAAAGCCATGAACGCCCGCTATCAGCGCTTCATGAAAGCGGGTAACAAGACCGAAGCAGAGCGGTATCTGCTTCAGGACGTAGCCGACAAGTCGGTTTATCGGTCAGTGCAGGGCTGGGATGATAACGTCATCGACGTGTCGCTTCCATCCGCCTATACGTTTTTGGAGCGCGTGGTCGACGACTTGAGAGGGATGTACAAAGAAGCGGGTGCACCCCTGCAAACGATTCACTTCGGCGGAGATGAAGTACCGGGTGGGGTTTGGGAAAAGTCTCCTTCTGTTCAAAAGTTGATTGCCAGCAACCCTTCGGTTAAAAACACCGATGACTTATGGTATTACTACTTCGGTAAAGTCAATCAACTGCTCAAAAGCCGTCAGTTATTCCTTTCGGGCTGGGAAGAAATTGGACTTAAGAAAGTAAAGCAGAATGGTCGGGTAAAATGGGTGCCCAACGAAACCTTTGCCGGCGAAAACTTTCGGGTAAATGTCTGGAAAAATAGTCCCGGATCAGGCGCCGAAGACCTCGCCTACCGCATGGCCAATGCAGGGTATAAAGTGATTCTGACCGGCGTTACCCATATGTATCTGGACCTGGCTTACAATCAGTTATCAGAAGAGCCCGGCCAGTATTGGGGTGGCTATGTAGACATCGACAAACCCTTTTATTTCATTCCGTACGATTACCTCAGGAATCTGAAAGATGATAATACGGGCAATCGCATCAATCCATCGCTTATTAAAAGCCGGGAAGTTCTGACGGCTAAGGGAAAGGCCAATATTGTCGGCATTGAAGCGCCCCTTTGGTCCGAAACGAACCGAAATCCGCAGCAGTTTGAGTACAAGATGTTTCCTAAGTTGCTAGCAGTAGCCGAACGGGCCTGGGCGAAAGACCCGGCCTGGGCAAAGGAGACAAACGAAGCAAAAAGCGAGCAACTGTATGATCAGGCCTGGTCTGAATTCATCAGTCAAGTAGGCAAGCGGGAGCTTCCTCGTCTGGATGTTTACGCCGGTGGCTATGAGTACCGCATTCCGCCTGTTGGGGCGAAGGTGATTAATGGAAAGGTGGCCGCCAATGTACAATTCCCTGGATTAACCATCCGTTATACGATGGATGGCACAGAACCAACGGCCCAAAGCCCGGTATATACGGAGCCCGTTGCCAGTAGCGGTCCCGTTAAATTTAAAGTATTCAATGCCGTAGGCAGGTCTGGACAAACGGTAACGATCAGTAAATAA
- a CDS encoding acyltransferase family protein — translation MDVFRGLTICFMIVVNTPGSGATPFAPLLHAHWHGFTPTDLVFPSFLFAVGNAMSFAMKKHSSVGTAAVLTKIGKRTALIFLLGYLMYWFPFFRLSESGDVTGFPISETRIWGVLQRIAICYGIASLLVYFLSFRTVILLSVVFLVGYWLILLGWGDPADPYSLAGNAGSQLDRFLFGDAHLYHGEGVAFEPEGLLSTLPAIVNVVIGYYAGQFVQHKGKNYESVAKLLLVGSALIFAALCWNMVFPINKKLWTSSFVLLTTGLDLAIMAALIYIIEIRQWNNANWTRFFVIPGKNPLFIYLLSELLVIAFYMIPVASGGNVFSWINRNFYQKLAPGPVGSLLFALSFMLLCWLVGWVLDRRKIYVRV, via the coding sequence TTGGATGTATTCCGAGGCCTGACAATTTGCTTCATGATTGTGGTAAATACGCCGGGGAGTGGTGCCACGCCTTTTGCCCCGCTCTTGCACGCTCACTGGCATGGCTTCACCCCTACCGATCTGGTCTTCCCGTCTTTTCTTTTCGCTGTAGGCAATGCCATGAGCTTTGCCATGAAGAAGCACAGTTCGGTAGGTACAGCTGCCGTGCTGACTAAAATTGGCAAACGAACGGCGCTGATTTTTCTGTTGGGTTACCTGATGTACTGGTTTCCTTTTTTCCGGCTCAGTGAATCAGGCGATGTAACCGGCTTTCCCATCAGTGAAACCCGCATTTGGGGCGTTTTACAACGAATTGCCATCTGCTATGGCATCGCATCGTTGCTGGTTTATTTCCTGTCCTTCCGAACAGTTATCCTGTTGAGTGTTGTGTTTCTGGTCGGTTACTGGCTTATTTTGCTCGGTTGGGGCGACCCCGCCGATCCGTATAGTTTAGCAGGAAATGCTGGGTCGCAACTCGATCGGTTCCTGTTTGGCGATGCGCACCTGTATCATGGCGAGGGCGTCGCTTTTGAACCGGAAGGTTTGCTCAGTACACTGCCGGCCATTGTGAATGTAGTGATTGGTTATTACGCCGGTCAGTTTGTGCAGCATAAAGGCAAAAACTACGAAAGTGTAGCGAAACTGTTACTCGTTGGCAGTGCCCTGATTTTTGCCGCCCTGTGCTGGAATATGGTTTTTCCCATCAACAAAAAGTTATGGACCAGTTCGTTTGTCCTGCTCACCACAGGACTTGATCTGGCCATTATGGCGGCTCTGATCTACATCATCGAAATCAGGCAATGGAACAACGCCAACTGGACCAGGTTCTTTGTCATTCCCGGAAAAAATCCCCTGTTTATCTACCTCCTGTCCGAATTGCTGGTTATCGCCTTCTACATGATTCCGGTAGCGTCGGGTGGGAATGTGTTTTCCTGGATCAACCGTAATTTCTATCAAAAGCTGGCACCGGGACCTGTGGGTTCGCTCTTGTTCGCGCTCTCCTTTATGCTGCTTTGCTGGCTCGTCGGCTGGGTCCTTGACCGCCGTAAAATTTATGTGCGGGTATAA